A region from the Acanthochromis polyacanthus isolate Apoly-LR-REF ecotype Palm Island chromosome 23, KAUST_Apoly_ChrSc, whole genome shotgun sequence genome encodes:
- the clcn3 gene encoding H(+)/Cl(-) exchange transporter 3 isoform X3, protein MESEQLYHRGYCRNSYNSIASASSDEELLDGAGVIMDFHTTEDDNLLDGDAASPGSNYAMSNGGGVASSTTHLLDFLEEPIPGVGTYDDFHTIDWVREKCKDRERHRKINSKKKESAWEFTKSLYDAWSGWLVVTLTGLASGALAGLIDIAADWMNDLKEGVCLSAMWFNHEQCCWTSNETTFAERDKCLQWKSWAELILGQAEGPGSYIMNYFMYIYWALSFAFLAVCLVKVFAPYACGSGIPEIKTILSGFIIRGYLGKWTLMIKTITLVLAVASGLSLGKEGPLVHVACCCGNIFSYLFPKYSKNEAKKREVLSAASAAGVSVAFGAPIGGVLFSLEEVSYYFPLKTLWRSFFAALVAAFVLRSINPFGNSRLVLFYVEYHTPWYLFELIPFILLGVFGGLWGAFFIRANIAWCRRRKSTRFGKYPVLEVILVAAITAVVAFPNPYTRQNTSELIKELFTDCGPLESSQLCQYRSQMNGSKAFTDNPNRPAGPGVYSAMWQLCLALIFKIIMTIFTFGLKVPSGLFIPSMAIGAIAGRIVGIAVEQLAYYHHDWFLFKEWCEVGADCITPGLYAMVGAAACLGGVTRMTVSLVVIVFELTGGLEYIVPLMAAVMTSKWVGDAFGREGIYEAHIRLNGYPFLDAKEEFTHTTLAREVMRPRRSDPPLAVLTQDDLTVEELQGVINETSYNGFPVIVSKESQRLVGFALRRDITIAIENARRKQEGIMLNSRVYFTQHAPTLPADSPRPLKLRSILDMSPFTVTDHTPMEIVVDIFRKLGLRQCLVTHNGRLLGIITKKDILRHMAQMANQDPESIMFN, encoded by the exons GGTCTAACTACGCCATGTCTAACGGAGGCGGGGTCGCCAGCAGCACCACCCACCTGTTGGACTTCCTAGAGGAGCCCATCCCTGGTGTTGGGACCTACGATGACTTCCACACCATTGATTGGGTCCGCGAGAAGTGCAAGGATCGCGAGAGACACCGGAAG ATCAACAGTAAGAAAAAGGAGTCGGCATGGGAGTTCACCAAGAGCCTGTACGATGCCTGGTCTGGCTGGCTGGTGGTGACACTCACCGGCTTGGCGTCAg gTGCTTTGGCTGGCCTGATTGACATTGCTGCTGACTGGATGAACGACCTGAAGGAGGGCGTGTGTCTGAGCGCCATGTGGTTCAACCACGAGCAGTGCTGCTGGACCTCCAATGAGACCACCTTCGCTGAGAGGGACAAGTGTCTTCAGTGGAAGAGCTGGGCTGAGCTAATACTGGGGCAGGCCGAG GGTCCCGGCTCATACATTATGAACTACTTCATGTATATTTACTGGGCGCTGTCCTTTGCCTTCCTGGCTGTCTGTCTGGTCAAGGTGTTTGCTCCGTACGCCTGTGGCTCGGGGATCCCTGAG ATCAAGACCATCCTGAGTGGGTTTATCATCCGGGGCTACCTGGGCAAGTGGACCCTGATGATCAAGACCATCACTCTGGTTCTGGCTGTGGCGTCCGGCCTCAGCCTGGGGAAAGAGGGGCCCCTGGTCCACGTGGCCTGCTGCTGTGGGAACATCTTCTCCTACCTCTTCCCCAAGTACAGCAAGAATGAGGCCAAGAAACGAGAG GTTCTTTCTGCTGCGTCAGCCGCTGGGGTGTCTGTTGCTTTTGGAGCGCCGATCGGAGGAGTTCTCTTCAGCTTGGAGGAG GTGAGCTACTACTTCCCTCTCAAGACTCTGTGGCGCTCCTTCTTCGCTGCCCTGGTGGCCGCCTTCGTCCTGCGCTCCATTAACCCTTTCGGTAACAGCCGCCTGGTGTTGTTCTACGTGGAGTACCACACGCCGTGGTACCTGTTTGAGCTCATTCCTTTCATCCTCCTGGGAGTGTTCGGGGGCCTGTGGGGCGCCTTCTTCATCCGAGCCAACATCGCCTGGTGCCGGCGGCGCAAGTCGACACGCTTCG gTAAGTACCCAGTGTTGGAGGTGATCTTGGTGGCTGCCATCACTGCAGTGGTTGCTTTCCCAAACCCCTACACCCGTCAGAACACCAGTGAGCTGATTAAGGAGCTTTTCACCGACTGCGGCCCGCTGGAGTCCTCCCAGCTCTGTCAGTACCGCAGCCAGATGAACGGCAGTAAAGCCTTCACCGACAACCCCAACCGGCCGGCGGGGCCCGGCGTCTACTCCGCCATGTGGCAGCTCTGCCTGGCGCTCATCTTTAAAATCATCATGACTATATTCACATTCGGACTCAAG GTGCCATCGGGCTTGTTCATCCCCAGCATGGCTATCGGGGCAATCGCAGGGCGAATCGTTGGCATCGCCGTGGAGCAGCTCGCCTATTATCACCACGACTGGTTCCTGTTCAAAGAGTGGTGCGAGGTGGGCGCCGACTGCATCACTCCGGGGCTCTACGCCATGGTGGGGGCCGCCGCTTGTCTGG GTGGTGTGACTCGTATGACTGTCTCCTTAGTCGTTATTGTGTTCGAGCTGACCGGTGGGTTGGAGTACATCGTCCCCCTCATGGCTGCTGTCATGACCAGCAAATGGGTGGGTGACGCATTTGGCCGAGAGGGAATCTACGAGGCCCACATCCGCCTGAACGGATACCCCTTCCTGGACGCCAAGGAGGAATTCACACACACCACACTGGCCAGAGAGGTGATGAGGCCCCGACGCAGCGACCCACCGTTGGCGGTGCTGACGCAGGATGACCTGacggtggaggagctgcagggcGTCATCAATGAAACCAGTTATAATGGTTTCCCTGTCATAGTTTCCAAGGAGTCCCAGAGGCTGGTGGGCTTTGCTCTGCGCAGGGACATCACTATTGCTATTG AAAATGCTCGCCGTAAGCAGGAGGGCATCATGTTAAACTCCAGGGTGTACTTCACCCAGCATGCACCCACCCTGCCTGCCGACAGCCCCCGACCCCTCAAACTGCGCTCCATCCTGGACATGAGCCCCTTCACCGTCACCGACCACACCCCCATGGAGATTGTGgtggacattttcagaaagctgGGGCTGCGCCAGTGCCTGGTCACTCACAACGG GCGGCTTCTTGGTATTATCACAAAAAAGGACATCCTTCGTCACATGGCTCAAATGGCAAACCAGGATCCAGAGTCCATCATGTTCAACTGA
- the clcn3 gene encoding H(+)/Cl(-) exchange transporter 3 isoform X5, whose product MSNGGGVASSTTHLLDFLEEPIPGVGTYDDFHTIDWVREKCKDRERHRKINSKKKESAWEFTKSLYDAWSGWLVVTLTGLASGALAGLIDIAADWMNDLKEGVCLSAMWFNHEQCCWTSNETTFAERDKCLQWKSWAELILGQAEGPGSYIMNYFMYIYWALSFAFLAVCLVKVFAPYACGSGIPEIKTILSGFIIRGYLGKWTLMIKTITLVLAVASGLSLGKEGPLVHVACCCGNIFSYLFPKYSKNEAKKREVLSAASAAGVSVAFGAPIGGVLFSLEEVSYYFPLKTLWRSFFAALVAAFVLRSINPFGNSRLVLFYVEYHTPWYLFELIPFILLGVFGGLWGAFFIRANIAWCRRRKSTRFGKYPVLEVILVAAITAVVAFPNPYTRQNTSELIKELFTDCGPLESSQLCQYRSQMNGSKAFTDNPNRPAGPGVYSAMWQLCLALIFKIIMTIFTFGLKVPSGLFIPSMAIGAIAGRIVGIAVEQLAYYHHDWFLFKEWCEVGADCITPGLYAMVGAAACLGGVTRMTVSLVVIVFELTGGLEYIVPLMAAVMTSKWVGDAFGREGIYEAHIRLNGYPFLDAKEEFTHTTLAREVMRPRRSDPPLAVLTQDDLTVEELQGVINETSYNGFPVIVSKESQRLVGFALRRDITIAIENARRKQEGIMLNSRVYFTQHAPTLPADSPRPLKLRSILDMSPFTVTDHTPMEIVVDIFRKLGLRQCLVTHNGIVLGIITKKNILEHLEELKQHTEPLAASWYYHKKGHPSSHGSNGKPGSRVHHVQLIRSFQDGWGGGGGGDDSEEEVCLLNGSNL is encoded by the exons ATGTCTAACGGAGGCGGGGTCGCCAGCAGCACCACCCACCTGTTGGACTTCCTAGAGGAGCCCATCCCTGGTGTTGGGACCTACGATGACTTCCACACCATTGATTGGGTCCGCGAGAAGTGCAAGGATCGCGAGAGACACCGGAAG ATCAACAGTAAGAAAAAGGAGTCGGCATGGGAGTTCACCAAGAGCCTGTACGATGCCTGGTCTGGCTGGCTGGTGGTGACACTCACCGGCTTGGCGTCAg gTGCTTTGGCTGGCCTGATTGACATTGCTGCTGACTGGATGAACGACCTGAAGGAGGGCGTGTGTCTGAGCGCCATGTGGTTCAACCACGAGCAGTGCTGCTGGACCTCCAATGAGACCACCTTCGCTGAGAGGGACAAGTGTCTTCAGTGGAAGAGCTGGGCTGAGCTAATACTGGGGCAGGCCGAG GGTCCCGGCTCATACATTATGAACTACTTCATGTATATTTACTGGGCGCTGTCCTTTGCCTTCCTGGCTGTCTGTCTGGTCAAGGTGTTTGCTCCGTACGCCTGTGGCTCGGGGATCCCTGAG ATCAAGACCATCCTGAGTGGGTTTATCATCCGGGGCTACCTGGGCAAGTGGACCCTGATGATCAAGACCATCACTCTGGTTCTGGCTGTGGCGTCCGGCCTCAGCCTGGGGAAAGAGGGGCCCCTGGTCCACGTGGCCTGCTGCTGTGGGAACATCTTCTCCTACCTCTTCCCCAAGTACAGCAAGAATGAGGCCAAGAAACGAGAG GTTCTTTCTGCTGCGTCAGCCGCTGGGGTGTCTGTTGCTTTTGGAGCGCCGATCGGAGGAGTTCTCTTCAGCTTGGAGGAG GTGAGCTACTACTTCCCTCTCAAGACTCTGTGGCGCTCCTTCTTCGCTGCCCTGGTGGCCGCCTTCGTCCTGCGCTCCATTAACCCTTTCGGTAACAGCCGCCTGGTGTTGTTCTACGTGGAGTACCACACGCCGTGGTACCTGTTTGAGCTCATTCCTTTCATCCTCCTGGGAGTGTTCGGGGGCCTGTGGGGCGCCTTCTTCATCCGAGCCAACATCGCCTGGTGCCGGCGGCGCAAGTCGACACGCTTCG gTAAGTACCCAGTGTTGGAGGTGATCTTGGTGGCTGCCATCACTGCAGTGGTTGCTTTCCCAAACCCCTACACCCGTCAGAACACCAGTGAGCTGATTAAGGAGCTTTTCACCGACTGCGGCCCGCTGGAGTCCTCCCAGCTCTGTCAGTACCGCAGCCAGATGAACGGCAGTAAAGCCTTCACCGACAACCCCAACCGGCCGGCGGGGCCCGGCGTCTACTCCGCCATGTGGCAGCTCTGCCTGGCGCTCATCTTTAAAATCATCATGACTATATTCACATTCGGACTCAAG GTGCCATCGGGCTTGTTCATCCCCAGCATGGCTATCGGGGCAATCGCAGGGCGAATCGTTGGCATCGCCGTGGAGCAGCTCGCCTATTATCACCACGACTGGTTCCTGTTCAAAGAGTGGTGCGAGGTGGGCGCCGACTGCATCACTCCGGGGCTCTACGCCATGGTGGGGGCCGCCGCTTGTCTGG GTGGTGTGACTCGTATGACTGTCTCCTTAGTCGTTATTGTGTTCGAGCTGACCGGTGGGTTGGAGTACATCGTCCCCCTCATGGCTGCTGTCATGACCAGCAAATGGGTGGGTGACGCATTTGGCCGAGAGGGAATCTACGAGGCCCACATCCGCCTGAACGGATACCCCTTCCTGGACGCCAAGGAGGAATTCACACACACCACACTGGCCAGAGAGGTGATGAGGCCCCGACGCAGCGACCCACCGTTGGCGGTGCTGACGCAGGATGACCTGacggtggaggagctgcagggcGTCATCAATGAAACCAGTTATAATGGTTTCCCTGTCATAGTTTCCAAGGAGTCCCAGAGGCTGGTGGGCTTTGCTCTGCGCAGGGACATCACTATTGCTATTG AAAATGCTCGCCGTAAGCAGGAGGGCATCATGTTAAACTCCAGGGTGTACTTCACCCAGCATGCACCCACCCTGCCTGCCGACAGCCCCCGACCCCTCAAACTGCGCTCCATCCTGGACATGAGCCCCTTCACCGTCACCGACCACACCCCCATGGAGATTGTGgtggacattttcagaaagctgGGGCTGCGCCAGTGCCTGGTCACTCACAACGG GATTGTGTTGGGCATCATCACAAAGAAGAATATATTAGAGCATCTGGAGGAGCTCAAGCAGCACACGGAGCCCCTG GCGGCTTCTTGGTATTATCACAAAAAAGGACATCCTTCGTCACATGGCTCAAATGGCAAACCAGGATCCAGAGTCCATCATGTTCAACTGATCCGCTCCTTCCAGGACGGctgggggggaggaggaggaggagacgacaGTGAGGAAGAAGTGTGTCTCCTGAACGGCTCCAATCTCTGA